The Enterococcus sp. 7F3_DIV0205 genome has a window encoding:
- a CDS encoding LytR/AlgR family response regulator transcription factor — translation MAFISKVYVVEDDHEYRKRIIHALKNYHSNFVRFNISSIDNHLFFMEELQTISIADTDVFIFDIDLKTTFTGIDLALEVRKHNRNCSIIFLTSLEDQAIPIINSNILPIGYLIKKTVSSTKLSQSLYELLDKVEYNLNNSWREDPNIVRIKTGAKKIYVNGKDILYIESIKGLRGKILIKTFHEDIIINGQIGKIKKMLDHQPYLFTSLQSYIINLTAIAVLDRAKGMVGFSNGDELLVGIKIIDKLKKVL, via the coding sequence ATGGCATTTATATCAAAGGTTTATGTAGTAGAAGATGACCACGAATATAGGAAGAGAATCATTCATGCTTTAAAAAATTATCATTCAAATTTTGTTCGATTCAACATTTCTTCCATTGATAACCATCTATTCTTTATGGAGGAACTTCAAACAATTTCTATTGCTGACACAGATGTTTTTATTTTTGATATCGATTTAAAAACTACGTTTACAGGAATTGATTTAGCTTTAGAAGTACGCAAACATAATCGTAACTGTTCGATTATTTTTCTAACAAGTTTAGAAGATCAAGCAATTCCTATTATCAACAGCAATATTTTACCCATCGGCTATCTTATTAAAAAAACTGTTTCGTCTACAAAATTAAGTCAATCACTCTATGAACTATTGGACAAAGTTGAGTACAATTTAAATAATAGTTGGAGAGAAGATCCGAATATCGTTCGGATAAAAACAGGGGCTAAAAAAATATATGTTAATGGAAAAGATATTCTATACATAGAATCAATAAAAGGATTGCGTGGAAAAATTTTAATTAAAACATTTCATGAAGATATCATTATTAATGGACAAATCGGCAAAATAAAAAAAATGTTGGATCATCAGCCTTACTTATTTACATCATTACAATCTTATATCATTAATTTAACTGCTATTGCTGTTCTTGATAGAGCAAAAGGGATGGTTGGCTTTTCTAATGGAGATGAACTATTGGTGGGTATCAAAATCATTGATAAATTGAAAAAAGTATTATAG
- a CDS encoding GHKL domain-containing protein has translation MDKSFVTSIIAVNFLQMIWLITYKKLLTLRESLILSGFVFIQFILAIFISNSYIAFSQLFFLAIQFMFVARKLNNWFIPSLLISIENSLILLSWIPTLDTWDILHINQEISDQTYAKYLYLFIILQQLLLFFLIILVRYLNRRFALSNSISLLPKKYKLLSIVMLLLLFLPTSLKQFSVLNGDPVSVLYSSGIVIGCTVIITLNVLLATKYNNEKQYIELLSETYRQEKEKVTLSDEFRQDYQNLLLSLNSSLEQKEKEKAVALLNNIIDYSDPLLTPNLYKKISSISNPPARGLLTSFLTKCLTATIDIDLQVTDNLTDLTMNIVDFIRCFSILLNNAYEATEQTEHPFIGVFIEGTQEFLTIEVRNTYNEEKKVSFQTLLQNNFSTKAGHQGKGLYIFMTILDQYPECDYTITQKENQFIANFTLLKNTDERRYL, from the coding sequence ATGGATAAGTCTTTCGTTACTTCCATAATAGCAGTAAATTTTTTACAAATGATTTGGCTGATTACTTATAAAAAACTACTCACATTACGTGAAAGTCTCATTTTGAGTGGCTTTGTATTTATTCAGTTTATATTAGCAATTTTTATCAGTAATTCTTATATTGCTTTTTCTCAATTATTTTTTCTAGCCATACAATTTATGTTTGTCGCAAGAAAACTGAATAACTGGTTTATCCCATCATTATTGATCAGCATTGAAAATTCCTTGATTCTTTTGTCTTGGATTCCTACTTTGGACACTTGGGATATTTTACATATTAATCAGGAAATTTCTGATCAAACTTATGCTAAGTATTTATATTTATTTATTATTTTGCAGCAACTTCTCTTATTTTTCTTAATTATTTTAGTTCGTTATTTAAATCGGCGTTTTGCATTATCCAATTCGATTTCTTTACTGCCAAAAAAATATAAATTATTGTCTATAGTAATGCTCCTACTTTTATTCCTACCTACTAGCCTCAAACAATTTAGTGTCCTAAATGGCGACCCAGTTTCCGTTTTATATAGTTCCGGTATTGTGATTGGTTGTACAGTGATCATCACGCTTAATGTATTACTTGCAACCAAATATAACAATGAAAAACAGTATATCGAATTGCTTTCAGAAACCTACAGGCAAGAAAAAGAAAAAGTGACACTCTCTGATGAATTTCGTCAAGATTATCAAAACTTACTCCTTAGTTTAAACAGCTCTTTAGAACAAAAAGAAAAAGAAAAAGCAGTTGCCTTACTTAATAACATTATTGATTATTCAGATCCTCTGCTGACACCGAACCTATATAAAAAAATTTCCAGTATCAGCAATCCACCCGCTCGAGGATTATTAACTAGCTTTCTGACGAAATGTCTGACAGCTACTATTGACATTGACCTACAAGTTACAGATAATCTAACAGATTTGACTATGAATATCGTAGATTTTATTCGATGTTTTTCGATTTTATTGAATAATGCGTATGAGGCAACGGAACAGACTGAACATCCCTTTATTGGTGTTTTCATTGAAGGAACACAAGAGTTTTTAACGATAGAAGTTCGTAATACCTACAATGAAGAAAAAAAAGTTTCCTTTCAAACCTTGCTGCAGAATAATTTTTCTACCAAAGCAGGGCATCAAGGAAAAGGGCTTTATATTTTTATGACGATTTTAGATCAATATCCAGAATGTGATTATACGATCACACAAAAAGAGAATCAATTTATTGCTAATTTTACACTACTGAAAAATACCGATGAGAGGAGATATTTATGA
- a CDS encoding response regulator transcription factor, whose translation MFTIGFLTSEEPEKSVHMKYLTEKGWNVVPISNDELPTENIQTDAIIIQETNMPTTCHWLIELTKNTCSPIYLLSEEGDSHANIVYLQLGTKICFSSEIYPEELLLTLNNLLADSQPFNNALEQGYPINSASFVLLPNNLSVVIDGEREVPLTKKEFQTMEILYNNPGRAISYEEFKKKLWGNETDIEDKNYRIANTVFHLRSKIEQNTMKPRFIKTIRSKGYMFNDR comes from the coding sequence ATGTTTACAATTGGCTTTTTAACGTCAGAAGAACCTGAAAAAAGTGTTCATATGAAGTATTTAACTGAAAAAGGTTGGAATGTTGTGCCGATATCAAACGATGAATTGCCAACTGAAAACATACAAACAGATGCAATCATTATCCAAGAAACAAATATGCCTACAACTTGCCATTGGCTGATCGAACTGACAAAAAATACTTGCTCACCAATTTATTTGCTTTCAGAAGAAGGGGATTCTCATGCAAATATTGTCTATTTACAATTAGGAACTAAGATTTGCTTTTCGTCAGAAATTTATCCCGAAGAATTATTATTAACCTTGAATAATCTTCTAGCAGATAGTCAACCATTCAATAATGCGTTAGAGCAAGGATATCCGATAAATTCTGCTTCTTTTGTATTATTACCAAATAATTTAAGTGTCGTTATTGATGGAGAACGGGAAGTACCCTTAACGAAAAAGGAATTTCAAACAATGGAAATTTTATATAACAATCCGGGAAGAGCGATTTCGTATGAAGAATTCAAAAAAAAATTATGGGGGAATGAAACAGATATCGAGGATAAAAACTATCGTATCGCTAATACAGTTTTCCACTTAAGAAGTAAAATTGAACAAAATACAATGAAACCAAGATTCATTAAAACGATACGATCAAAAGGATATATGTTTAACGATAGATAA
- a CDS encoding putative mucin/carbohydrate-binding domain-containing protein — protein sequence MKKTSITLLFFTITLFFGVQFSYAEDGSKEVRGIQEPTWLFKAGISKGKYHDRQDLGFVLKENTTLRIRQTSPDFKGELTVWLLSNDSKEEVSKKVGSQWVELSSDFVTTPFINTPYGQANATVEYEVIDDSPQKRLPIYEWHGNPADFFTTWDKDNSDFALIKGTRFQLFLPEKDKELVRTLKEFKTIDELIEHLDGILTTFDQYIGLDNSSSENRMSENRYFLKADRNGPGSAYYGLNWTANTSSSTNMWLEKKGWGTLHEIGHGYQAGFDNVGLYTGEVSNNLLAAQFQYEKFGKDADNFGWLFNFGKRTQVDNGLYQKIIIEGSGYDSSLSLRERLVLLTMLKQKAGKEAFAKMYQEYRVLAQQPGFSTANYPLPDLMNKYYSETSRFDFTPALDRWKMKPNIKQGEFNRSKRFPAVAALVDVIPKDQLDTARKSVDKQIMINSNFELVDNQTIAPLGLTGSLTLNLNIDDLEQIKGKKLRLLDGNSIIREEVIQQASIHFEDIPNGIYTIELENSLKLGYSFNQHYLYIKEKENTSTLIFEKINASVLVNQEIIFRGLGSVLAASFKTNPNHQQASFRVASKDPHVYYAGEKYISIEVSDPTGKVIYSKELEGTKNTLGEDTFSFGPDYQVKIFHDETKSRLISSDNIIYKGNDTNIFKMTSTGLLNEQLKNDPESTLMGKIDELAAEINAQKEVKRSSDSDLKQQLWAAMNALSEKNKVEYRKKYNSFFAVDGTQGGGDAMVEVIADPDALTINTVPAFLFKQIQLGKTEKAFVSSGEELGLEVIDKRGIGGGWNVQVSMTDFLSETEGNQESILKGWQLKIPKGTIKSQEGDLDNPPKSKEVIITTANTNQLIFSAEQGQGLGDYTEVLMTDQASIENAVSLSIPTYAKTGVYKAELIWSLVDGPVK from the coding sequence ATGAAAAAGACGAGCATAACGCTTTTATTTTTTACGATTACGCTGTTTTTCGGTGTCCAATTTAGCTATGCAGAAGATGGCTCTAAGGAAGTTAGGGGGATTCAAGAACCAACATGGCTGTTTAAAGCTGGAATCAGTAAAGGGAAGTACCATGATCGTCAAGATTTAGGTTTTGTTTTAAAGGAAAATACAACATTAAGAATCAGACAAACAAGTCCTGATTTTAAAGGTGAATTGACAGTGTGGTTATTATCAAATGACTCTAAAGAAGAAGTATCTAAAAAAGTTGGGTCACAGTGGGTAGAACTATCGTCTGATTTTGTGACTACGCCTTTTATTAACACACCATATGGTCAAGCAAATGCAACTGTAGAATATGAAGTTATTGATGATAGTCCGCAAAAACGTTTGCCGATTTATGAATGGCATGGAAATCCTGCCGATTTTTTTACAACTTGGGATAAAGACAATAGTGATTTTGCTCTAATCAAGGGAACAAGGTTTCAGCTTTTCTTACCTGAAAAAGATAAAGAATTAGTCAGAACGCTTAAAGAGTTTAAAACGATTGATGAACTAATTGAACACCTAGATGGTATTCTTACAACGTTTGATCAATATATTGGGTTGGATAACTCTTCATCAGAAAATAGAATGAGCGAAAATCGCTATTTCTTAAAAGCTGATAGAAATGGACCAGGCAGTGCTTATTATGGTCTAAATTGGACTGCAAATACTAGTTCAAGTACAAATATGTGGCTTGAAAAAAAAGGCTGGGGGACACTTCATGAAATTGGTCATGGCTATCAAGCAGGATTTGATAATGTAGGGCTCTACACTGGTGAAGTATCAAATAACTTGTTGGCAGCACAATTCCAGTATGAAAAATTTGGAAAAGACGCTGATAATTTTGGTTGGCTTTTTAACTTTGGGAAAAGAACACAAGTTGACAATGGGTTGTATCAAAAAATCATTATAGAAGGAAGCGGCTATGATAGTAGTCTTAGTCTTAGAGAACGCTTAGTGTTACTGACCATGCTGAAACAAAAAGCTGGAAAAGAAGCATTCGCCAAAATGTATCAAGAATATCGAGTACTAGCTCAACAGCCAGGTTTTAGTACAGCTAATTATCCACTCCCTGATTTGATGAACAAATATTACAGTGAAACAAGCAGGTTTGATTTTACTCCGGCATTGGATCGTTGGAAAATGAAACCGAACATCAAGCAAGGTGAATTTAATCGCTCTAAACGGTTTCCAGCAGTTGCAGCCTTAGTGGATGTTATTCCCAAGGATCAACTAGATACCGCTAGAAAAAGTGTTGATAAACAGATTATGATCAATTCAAACTTTGAGCTTGTAGATAATCAAACGATTGCACCGTTGGGATTGACTGGTTCGCTTACTTTGAATTTAAACATCGATGATCTTGAACAAATAAAAGGGAAAAAACTTCGATTGTTAGATGGCAATTCGATCATTAGAGAAGAAGTAATCCAACAAGCATCAATTCATTTTGAGGATATACCAAACGGCATTTATACCATAGAGCTAGAAAATAGTCTAAAACTTGGCTATTCTTTCAATCAACATTATTTGTATATAAAAGAAAAAGAAAATACAAGCACATTAATCTTTGAAAAAATTAATGCTAGTGTGTTAGTAAACCAAGAAATAATTTTTCGTGGTTTAGGTAGTGTACTTGCAGCTTCATTCAAAACAAATCCAAATCATCAACAAGCTAGTTTTAGAGTTGCGAGTAAAGATCCGCATGTCTATTATGCAGGAGAAAAATACATCAGTATAGAAGTTAGCGATCCTACAGGGAAGGTCATTTACAGCAAAGAACTAGAAGGAACAAAAAATACGTTGGGAGAAGATACATTTTCTTTTGGGCCTGACTACCAAGTGAAAATTTTTCATGATGAAACGAAAAGTCGTTTAATCAGCTCAGATAATATCATTTATAAAGGAAACGATACAAATATCTTTAAGATGACATCTACAGGGTTGTTAAATGAACAACTAAAAAATGATCCGGAATCCACTTTAATGGGAAAAATCGATGAGCTAGCTGCAGAAATAAATGCACAAAAAGAAGTGAAACGATCATCCGATTCTGATTTAAAACAACAACTTTGGGCTGCTATGAATGCATTATCAGAAAAAAATAAGGTAGAGTATCGTAAAAAATACAATTCTTTTTTTGCTGTAGATGGGACACAAGGAGGCGGTGATGCAATGGTAGAAGTCATCGCAGATCCAGATGCTCTTACAATCAATACAGTTCCAGCATTTTTGTTTAAACAAATCCAATTAGGCAAGACAGAGAAAGCCTTTGTATCATCTGGAGAAGAATTAGGCTTAGAAGTTATTGATAAACGAGGAATAGGCGGTGGTTGGAATGTTCAGGTTTCAATGACGGATTTCTTATCTGAAACAGAGGGAAATCAAGAGTCGATTCTTAAAGGTTGGCAGTTGAAAATTCCTAAAGGAACAATTAAAAGCCAAGAAGGAGATTTAGATAATCCGCCAAAATCAAAGGAAGTAATTATTACGACAGCTAATACCAATCAATTGATTTTCTCAGCAGAACAAGGTCAAGGGCTGGGTGATTATACAGAGGTCTTGATGACAGATCAAGCATCAATAGAAAATGCTGTCAGCTTGTCAATTCCGACTTATGCGAAAACAGGCGTCTATAAAGCAGAACTAATTTGGTCGTTAGTAGATGGACCAGTAAAATAA
- a CDS encoding leucine-rich repeat domain-containing protein: MKISVKIVSGAILYLSIFILFLFKVSFVEAASETVSLEDYYVEMLPDGTLTRGKTFVPDKPVIRPAYTKSSTEAVNDIVHEDGKRAFKDVGYTIFFDKNWVLYYNNVGIYNNRPISYKIKFFTGPPSPSQYFMYSIKLNSDGSLNIDSAMSRGVGDAWGSYQLVYTDTKEVVKNVYVEFPQTITNRMSDESTINYSYNSFGLVGLKKVYRERPVGNIVPTVLSQMTGSESELDLLKVRMLPSSINEQQFIVVSDNEYPVVEGGFQERGALSTFHTIFKSDVKSPSIPNYTSPTIEGSKVADSFQANYSINQVVTPAYDKFYPDVLAIVLEDKDKLFSTFDGANIKISKLDGTDITSKVTIKKTSDGKLDIAIPRSLLIELQDNIVTVQANLTTIDTKKALTYYDSTSGSIKLPLTVNNVRKIGKDWVTSTSNTADAQIVPTILATAVPQKVEINSSTDDLNLDSLLTDIKSTIPGDKVKVLPLTKKVFDTVKKETITMKLQSELLPQLTQTIDVPVDVIDDVITSAFFENQAWIINNINDQLSPKQIDKDVYMSDLAKIKQINTDSTRPFPGQHIPKNIKYFQNLELLYLRNTKLDGNLPEELGKLAKMKDLRIFDNYLTGEIPKELGNLTNLEYLILDGNGLTGTVPKELGTLPNLHTLYLNRNRLVGQFPTFRDGFKILMVENNQLTYNTADVPSFLTSAVTKGYSKTFIGEMYLSGNQQIMITNPTTTSIKPFVESDPGYFALTAISSATKIPLYAEHVFKIIDEETKTVLYEGKADEKAEIPYKKGMTYKVILDNSDQNPKNVWIVKTKIPELKLDSVPSAMAFSIALGKDLEKPVQLTGKVSVFDNRENGHWQLSITPSTLNSDSRALKGEYIYIDSKGVEKNIVSDQKIMIESGVSDTVKEVIPISDNWGNKQGLQYKMNGSNYLGSYKGNVLWTLEDVPNSN; this comes from the coding sequence GTGAAAATAAGCGTAAAAATAGTAAGCGGTGCTATTTTATATTTGTCCATATTCATCTTATTTCTTTTTAAAGTATCATTTGTTGAAGCTGCGTCTGAAACAGTTTCATTAGAAGATTATTATGTCGAAATGCTTCCTGATGGTACTCTTACAAGAGGAAAAACTTTTGTCCCAGACAAACCAGTTATTCGACCAGCGTATACAAAATCCTCTACTGAGGCAGTGAATGATATTGTGCATGAAGACGGGAAACGTGCTTTTAAAGATGTTGGATACACGATATTTTTTGACAAAAATTGGGTGCTGTACTATAACAATGTTGGAATCTACAATAACCGACCGATTTCTTATAAAATTAAATTCTTTACAGGACCGCCTTCTCCTTCGCAGTACTTTATGTATTCTATTAAGTTGAATAGTGATGGGTCACTTAACATAGACTCGGCTATGTCAAGAGGAGTTGGTGATGCTTGGGGTTCGTATCAGTTAGTCTATACGGATACGAAAGAAGTTGTAAAAAATGTATATGTTGAGTTCCCTCAAACTATAACGAATCGTATGTCTGACGAGTCTACAATAAACTATTCTTATAATTCATTTGGATTAGTTGGTTTAAAGAAGGTATATCGTGAAAGACCTGTAGGCAATATAGTACCAACTGTACTGTCTCAAATGACAGGATCGGAATCTGAGTTGGATCTTTTGAAGGTAAGGATGTTGCCATCTTCCATTAATGAGCAACAGTTTATTGTTGTATCAGACAACGAATATCCAGTAGTTGAAGGTGGCTTTCAGGAAAGGGGCGCTTTGTCTACTTTTCATACTATTTTTAAGAGTGATGTGAAGTCTCCAAGTATTCCTAACTATACTTCACCAACTATTGAAGGGTCTAAAGTCGCTGATTCTTTTCAAGCTAATTATTCGATTAATCAGGTTGTTACGCCAGCCTATGACAAGTTTTATCCAGATGTGCTAGCAATTGTTTTAGAGGACAAAGACAAATTGTTTTCAACATTTGATGGCGCCAACATCAAAATATCTAAATTAGATGGCACTGATATTACAAGTAAGGTCACAATTAAGAAGACATCAGATGGCAAGTTAGATATAGCTATACCACGTAGTTTACTAATAGAATTGCAAGATAACATCGTTACAGTTCAAGCAAATCTTACTACAATCGATACTAAAAAAGCATTAACTTATTATGATTCAACTAGTGGGTCAATTAAGTTGCCTTTAACAGTTAATAATGTCAGAAAAATAGGAAAAGACTGGGTGACTTCTACTAGCAATACTGCCGATGCACAAATCGTTCCAACTATTTTGGCAACGGCTGTCCCGCAAAAAGTAGAAATAAACAGCAGTACAGATGATTTAAATTTAGACAGTCTTTTGACAGATATAAAAAGTACGATTCCAGGGGACAAAGTAAAAGTACTTCCTCTAACAAAAAAAGTATTTGATACAGTAAAAAAAGAGACAATCACAATGAAACTACAGAGTGAATTGTTACCACAATTAACACAGACGATTGATGTACCAGTAGATGTAATAGATGATGTTATCACTTCAGCATTTTTTGAGAATCAAGCATGGATCATTAATAATATTAATGACCAGCTAAGCCCAAAACAAATAGATAAAGATGTCTATATGTCAGATTTAGCTAAAATCAAACAAATTAATACGGATAGTACTAGACCTTTTCCAGGACAACATATTCCTAAGAATATCAAATATTTTCAAAATCTAGAACTCTTATATTTAAGAAATACTAAACTGGATGGTAATCTTCCAGAAGAGTTAGGGAAATTAGCGAAGATGAAGGATCTAAGAATATTTGATAATTATTTGACAGGAGAAATACCTAAGGAGTTAGGGAATTTAACGAATTTAGAATATTTAATTTTAGATGGAAATGGCTTGACAGGTACTGTACCAAAAGAACTAGGCACTTTACCAAATCTGCATACACTTTATTTGAATAGAAATAGACTTGTCGGGCAATTCCCAACGTTTAGAGACGGTTTTAAGATTTTAATGGTAGAAAATAACCAACTTACTTACAATACAGCCGATGTACCTAGTTTCTTAACAAGTGCTGTTACAAAGGGTTATTCCAAAACATTCATTGGTGAAATGTATTTATCAGGTAATCAGCAAATTATGATTACTAATCCAACAACCACATCGATAAAACCTTTTGTTGAATCTGATCCTGGCTATTTTGCTTTAACAGCAATTTCTTCTGCAACGAAGATTCCATTGTATGCTGAACATGTGTTTAAAATTATTGATGAAGAAACAAAGACGGTTTTGTATGAAGGAAAAGCAGATGAAAAAGCTGAAATTCCTTACAAAAAAGGAATGACATATAAAGTAATTCTGGATAATTCAGATCAAAATCCAAAGAATGTTTGGATAGTCAAAACAAAAATACCTGAACTAAAATTAGACAGTGTCCCTTCAGCGATGGCATTTTCAATTGCATTAGGGAAAGACTTGGAAAAGCCAGTACAATTAACTGGGAAAGTCTCTGTATTTGACAATCGAGAAAATGGTCACTGGCAATTGAGTATAACGCCAAGCACTCTGAATTCTGATTCAAGAGCTCTTAAAGGTGAATATATCTATATCGATAGCAAAGGTGTAGAAAAAAATATTGTCTCAGATCAGAAAATCATGATTGAAAGTGGTGTAAGTGATACCGTTAAAGAAGTAATCCCTATTTCAGATAATTGGGGGAACAAACAAGGTCTGCAATATAAAATGAATGGTTCAAATTATTTAGGCTCATATAAAGGCAATGTTCTTTGGACACTCGAAGATGTTCCTAACTCTAATTAG
- a CDS encoding DUF916 and DUF3324 domain-containing protein, translating to MRNVKTMVYSLFLSILFFIGIPASAADMEYSISANIPENQVDKSQTYFDLRMKPGQKQDLSLNISNAGDKEITLNVIPNVATTNQNGVIDFSEKDKEIDSSLKYPLTKLLSKEQKVTLAPKEKKVVSFSLQMPEEEFSGKIVGGFYVYKDESGEKERKSEGGVQITNKYAMVVGVQLTEKDDSVVPELKLNTIQPSLLNYRTAVTANLQNTQPTFVNDLKVVAKVSKKGATEVIHQTTKEELAMAPNSNFDFPISWDNQELAPGKYSLDLVASNKDKEWRFQKDFEIKAKEVKKLNEEAIEVKKEPNYWAIGGIVASIVIVIAAVIILIVKIRKEKKRKEALAKKRKKRKNKQGK from the coding sequence ATGCGCAACGTCAAAACAATGGTGTACAGTTTATTTTTAAGTATCTTATTTTTTATAGGAATACCCGCTTCAGCGGCAGATATGGAGTATTCGATTAGTGCTAATATTCCTGAAAATCAAGTAGATAAAAGTCAAACTTATTTCGATTTACGCATGAAACCAGGACAAAAACAAGACTTATCATTGAATATTTCAAATGCTGGGGATAAAGAAATTACGTTGAATGTCATTCCAAATGTGGCAACAACCAATCAAAACGGTGTTATCGATTTCAGTGAGAAAGATAAAGAAATCGATTCCAGCCTAAAGTATCCACTGACAAAGCTTTTATCAAAAGAGCAAAAAGTAACGCTAGCTCCTAAAGAAAAGAAAGTAGTTTCATTTAGCTTACAAATGCCAGAAGAGGAATTTTCTGGAAAAATAGTGGGTGGATTTTACGTCTATAAAGATGAATCAGGGGAAAAGGAGAGAAAATCTGAAGGTGGCGTTCAAATCACCAATAAATACGCCATGGTTGTTGGTGTCCAACTAACTGAAAAAGATGATTCTGTGGTTCCTGAATTAAAATTGAATACGATTCAGCCCAGTTTGCTGAACTATCGAACAGCTGTAACAGCTAATCTTCAAAATACACAGCCTACATTTGTCAATGATTTAAAAGTGGTGGCTAAGGTAAGTAAAAAAGGGGCAACAGAGGTTATCCACCAAACAACTAAAGAAGAATTAGCGATGGCTCCAAACTCAAATTTTGATTTTCCGATTAGTTGGGACAATCAAGAACTAGCGCCTGGAAAATATTCTTTAGACTTAGTTGCTAGTAATAAGGATAAAGAGTGGAGATTTCAAAAAGATTTTGAAATTAAAGCCAAAGAAGTTAAAAAATTAAACGAAGAAGCTATTGAAGTCAAAAAAGAACCCAATTATTGGGCGATTGGTGGAATCGTTGCAAGTATTGTCATAGTCATTGCAGCTGTGATCATTTTGATTGTAAAAATAAGAAAAGAAAAAAAACGCAAAGAAGCATTAGCCAAAAAACGTAAAAAAAGGAAAAATAAACAAGGGAAATAA
- a CDS encoding WxL domain-containing protein: MKKNIVLFSSLVLGVLAINSFNTEVHAEKLSDATSPVDIQMLAGDENETHPPVGPTDPTDPENPGTGNTGLLTIDRVPNVKFGEVNISGSDQVEYAMNENPYTQVTDVRGTSAGWTLYVKADPFVSSKKDELKGATLSLKSSTIASKSTGKVITPPKGFNVSLTATNQKILMADKNSGEGTWMQTWKKADADEKNQNIQLAILAGTAKANTTYTTTIYWELQDAPGK; encoded by the coding sequence ATGAAAAAAAATATAGTATTATTCTCATCCCTAGTATTAGGCGTATTAGCTATTAATAGCTTTAATACAGAAGTGCATGCAGAAAAATTGTCAGATGCAACATCACCTGTTGATATTCAAATGTTGGCAGGAGACGAAAATGAAACGCATCCGCCAGTAGGTCCAACAGATCCAACAGACCCAGAAAATCCAGGAACGGGAAATACAGGTTTATTGACAATTGACCGTGTGCCAAATGTAAAGTTTGGCGAAGTGAACATCAGCGGCTCCGATCAAGTGGAATATGCGATGAATGAAAATCCTTATACTCAAGTAACAGACGTACGCGGAACGTCTGCTGGTTGGACGTTGTATGTCAAAGCTGATCCATTTGTAAGTTCCAAAAAAGATGAACTAAAAGGAGCAACACTATCACTAAAAAGCAGTACAATTGCCTCAAAAAGTACAGGAAAAGTGATCACGCCACCAAAAGGATTTAATGTGTCATTAACAGCAACAAACCAAAAAATCTTAATGGCTGATAAAAATTCTGGTGAAGGTACATGGATGCAAACTTGGAAGAAAGCAGATGCTGATGAGAAAAACCAAAACATCCAATTAGCAATCTTAGCTGGTACAGCTAAAGCGAATACAACTTATACAACAACAATTTACTGGGAGCTTCAAGACGCACCAGGAAAATAA
- a CDS encoding WxL domain-containing protein, translating to MKKLSIVTGVALTSLLLVNGQSTFAADTATQKSTTANVEVTKSNLVDPGDPEEPIGPGIGTGDFTINAVSDFDFGQIKIGDIGTAKLGDGKKLGVEVIDERGTGAGWNVQVKMTNFSSTVNGNSDKIVKGWELVIPKGKVKSKNGDMANAPVTKVVTLNEAGVAQTVFSADKDKGLGRYTSIFMDKDTVTTTPVTLKIPSYAKIGTYKADLTWTLTTAPSK from the coding sequence ATGAAAAAGCTAAGTATAGTCACAGGTGTTGCTTTAACAAGTCTATTACTAGTTAACGGACAAAGTACTTTTGCAGCAGATACAGCAACACAAAAATCAACGACAGCAAATGTTGAAGTAACGAAATCTAACCTAGTTGATCCAGGTGATCCGGAAGAACCAATTGGACCAGGGATAGGAACAGGAGACTTCACGATTAATGCTGTTTCTGATTTTGACTTTGGTCAAATTAAGATTGGTGATATTGGAACAGCTAAACTTGGAGATGGAAAAAAACTAGGGGTAGAAGTTATTGATGAACGAGGAACAGGTGCTGGTTGGAATGTCCAAGTGAAAATGACAAATTTTTCATCAACTGTTAATGGAAACTCAGACAAAATCGTAAAAGGTTGGGAATTAGTGATTCCTAAAGGAAAAGTAAAAAGTAAAAATGGAGACATGGCGAATGCACCCGTAACAAAAGTCGTAACTTTAAATGAAGCTGGAGTAGCTCAAACTGTCTTTTCAGCAGACAAAGATAAAGGGCTAGGAAGATACACGAGTATCTTTATGGATAAAGATACGGTTACCACTACTCCTGTGACGTTGAAGATTCCTAGTTATGCCAAAATAGGGACTTATAAAGCCGATTTAACATGGACTCTAACAACTGCACCATCAAAATAA